In Candidatus Microthrix subdominans, the DNA window AAAACCTCACCCGCTCGCTGGCGCTCGAGCTGGCCGAGCGGCGCATCCGGGTGAACGCGGTCGCCCCCGACATGATCCCAACACCGGGTGACGATGCCTTGGCGGAGGCCGCCGGGGCAATGGCCGACGACGCCTATGACGCCCACCCGTGGCCCGATGCGGGCACCCCCGACGACGCAGCCGCGGCGGTCATCTTCCTCGCCTCGGACATGTCCCGCTTCATCACCGGCTCGACGATCCATCTCGATGGCGGCACCTACGCCGCGTCGGGCTGGAAGCGCCGCCGATCCGACGGCGCCTGGCTGCTCTGAACGCCCTGGCGGCCAAAACCGCCCTGGCCATTCACGAACGATCCGATGGTTTGGGTTGCGTTGACGTGCCCACAGACCGTCAACGCAACCCAAACTTCAAACCCGGGTGATGCGGTGGCGCCACGCGGTGAGCGGTGTGGACTCAGTAGGGCCAATCGGGGAGTGGCGAGGGCAGGCAGAACGCTGCATCGAGGGCGGCGACCAGCTCGGGTGGCCCCACCAGCTCGTCGGTCAGCGCCAAACCCGACGCCGGACGGACACCGAGCCACAGGCGGGTGAAGGCTCCGACCGAGGCGTCGAGGACCGCCGTCGAGCCGTCGGGCAGGCCGTCGTCCACACCCGGATCGTCGCCGAGATGCACGGTGTACTCGCCGCCGATGCCCGGCCACGTGGCACCCGACCGATCGGCGAGCGGGTCGTGCAGCCGCAGGCCGAAGGTGAGGTCGGTTCTCGGCCGGGCGCAGGCCTCGATGCAGGCGGACAGGTCGAGCATGCGCCACTGCACCTTGGACCAGGCGGTGTGCAGCGGCCGCCCGGAGCCGCCGAGGTTGGCCTGGGTCAGCTGGCGGAGGGGTTCGGTGATCAGGGCCTGCAGTTGCACGCCCGGCGGCTCGCGGTTGATCGTCACCGACCTCGCCTGGTCGCCCAGCGCCTTGAGTAGGCCCAGCAGGTCGAGCAACTGCTCGGGCCGCTCGTACATCAGCCACTCGACGGTGACGGGCCCGTAATGGCCGGAGAGGGTTCCCAGGAGGCAGTGGGTGAGCCGGCCGTCGTCGGCCCGGAACCCCAGACCGATGGGCCGGTCGAGCTCGCCGAGGGCGCCGGCGATCAACTCGGGCAGTGCCAGCACCACCGAGCCGTGCCCGCGATGCCGGCGCACGAGCAGGTCGTAGACCTCCCGGTGGTCGCCGGCCCCGACCCGCACCGGTGGGCGATCCGGAATTGGCACGTTCAAGGTGGCAGGGTCGAAGGAGACGACGTGGTCGTAGGCACCGGTTCCGAAGCCGAACCGGTCGTAGTACCCCTGGTCGAATACCCCCAGGGTGGCCACGGCGACGCCGTCGGCTGCTGCGTCGGCCAGCGAGCCAGCGACGAGCGCGCCGGCCAGGCCCTGGCGCCGGGCCACATGGCCGGTGGCGACAAAGGTGATCGTCGCCAGGTCGAGGTCGACCGCCGAGGGGCCTCGGCCGTAACGCACCGACCCGGGCGCCCATTGAACGACGCACTCGGGCGATCCGTTGAGGTCGGCGACCACGGTGCTGCCGACGGCCAGTACGTCGGCCAACGCCGCCGCCTGCGCGTCGGAGTCGTCGATCCAGCCCACCTCCCGCCAGATGCGGGTTGCGGCACCCAGGTCGTGCTCGGCTTGGTAGGGGCGTCCGGCCATGGCCAAGTGTTCACCGCCAGCCCCCGACGGGACAATCGGGTTTGGGCGATCGGGGTCGGCGCAGCCGCTAGTTTCTGACGGTCCGTCAGGTCGCCCGCCAGCAGGGCGGCGGCCGTCGGTATCGATCCGACACAGCTCAAGGAGTACCCCCGTGGCTGAAACCGCAAGGCCCCTGGCCGGCGTCCGCATCATCGAAAGCTCGCTGTTGGGCCCGGGCGCCGTCGGCACCCACCTCGCCGACCTGGGCGCCGAGGTGATCAAGGTGGAGAGCCCGGCCGGCGACTACATCCGTCGCATGACCTGGCCGATCATCGAAGGCGACTCGCTGTTGCACCACCACATCAGCCGGGGCAAACGGTCGATCACGCTCGACCTGCGCACGCCCGAGGGCGTCGAGGTGT includes these proteins:
- a CDS encoding GNAT family N-acetyltransferase, coding for MAGRPYQAEHDLGAATRIWREVGWIDDSDAQAAALADVLAVGSTVVADLNGSPECVVQWAPGSVRYGRGPSAVDLDLATITFVATGHVARRQGLAGALVAGSLADAAADGVAVATLGVFDQGYYDRFGFGTGAYDHVVSFDPATLNVPIPDRPPVRVGAGDHREVYDLLVRRHRGHGSVVLALPELIAGALGELDRPIGLGFRADDGRLTHCLLGTLSGHYGPVTVEWLMYERPEQLLDLLGLLKALGDQARSVTINREPPGVQLQALITEPLRQLTQANLGGSGRPLHTAWSKVQWRMLDLSACIEACARPRTDLTFGLRLHDPLADRSGATWPGIGGEYTVHLGDDPGVDDGLPDGSTAVLDASVGAFTRLWLGVRPASGLALTDELVGPPELVAALDAAFCLPSPLPDWPY